From a region of the Actinomadura luzonensis genome:
- a CDS encoding S8 family peptidase, whose translation MPGRLGRAGRRRRGTVTAGTLALTAALLAAPTARAEAAQPVQSAQSAQPAQAARATAEVPVAFKGAAAGQEITLITGDRVRVRAVDGGHSAVTVTPAPRADGSVPAFQVLEADGEVSVIPDDVADLVPARLDGALFNVTALAGEGYGADLPLILTYAANAPKAALPAVRQVRTLESIGGAGVTLAAADAPRFGAELTRPAPPGTLAAGPLSGVTKIWLDRKVRPGLAHSVPRIGAPAAWAAGFDGAGTTVAVLDTGVDATHPDLAGRVAARRDLTGTDAAGDPHGHGTHVASTVAGAKGVAPGAKLLDGRVLDADGYGLSSWIIDGMEWAAVEQHADIVNLSLGSPEPGGPLTDAVSRLSAAHGTLFVVAAGNDGCDRCVGGPGDAPEALTVGAVDGEDRPAGFSSRGPAGPDDAVKPDVTAPGVDITAARTGGGEITMSGTSMAAPHVAGAAALLRQARPGLTAAELKSLLMASAVPGGGVPADTQGAGRIDVAAALRQTVVAASGTAAFGRIKPGGRESRTVTYRNLGQAPAELTLSAGDGFRVEPATLTVPAAGTARATVTIEAAEPGALRRELTASVPGAGPPVRTLLSATVEEPRVELRVRGVARDGRPARGGFTVLNLDEGTLAGRLLPGDPAQPCSDQKYGAGTCLLVRPGTYAVLGHVFTMPADQDSTASGTPLNESLLGDPELTITKDTELVLDARKAVEVQVETPDHETKRNTGAAAALMWYRAGERGTALRGGTTITPGSQIEERLFVQPTRKVTKGTFVVATRWRLKAPEIAFTAPGLPLTPEYVDPVQFSDLDAEYPRLDGTRLLLAVDAGRGTPQELARRDLRGRLAVVRRTPGVPVATQANAAAAAGAAMVAVYADRPGTDVSTGGSGVRLAVPTVRLSHEDGLALTARLRLLPVPVLAKGVPASPYGYDLYLREQGRVPDRLRYTVRARSLARIDTAYHSQLAGDVTVDEARFPFEPWDSMSISTNLPLAKVPRTRADYVTPDPGVRWSTSAISPERPYNTMWPHPDTPRLSMSAPEFRAYEAGERAGRTMFKQPLLPGVNPGDPVRREGDLLRVSMQGFVDGGGNFGEAYTSDFERGLRTDFRLYRDDELLWRTNYLPAGAGTVPAARSRYRIEYDVVNEAEWAKLSTRTRAVWTFASGHAAGTEVLPLLTARFDAPVDLRNQAASRTLRLAVAHQEGAAASPVRDVTLEVSYDDGATWHATRLRGTGEGGYATTLARATGGFVSLRLKAADAAGDTLSQEVIRAYALR comes from the coding sequence ATGCCGGGCAGGTTGGGGCGGGCGGGCCGTCGGCGGCGGGGGACGGTGACGGCCGGGACCCTGGCCCTCACCGCCGCGCTGCTCGCGGCGCCCACCGCGCGCGCCGAGGCGGCGCAGCCGGTGCAGTCAGCGCAGTCAGCGCAGCCGGCGCAGGCCGCGCGGGCCACGGCGGAGGTGCCCGTGGCGTTCAAGGGCGCCGCGGCGGGCCAGGAGATCACGCTCATCACCGGTGACCGGGTGCGCGTGCGGGCCGTGGACGGTGGGCACAGCGCCGTGACCGTCACGCCCGCGCCGCGCGCCGACGGCTCGGTGCCGGCGTTCCAGGTGCTGGAGGCGGACGGCGAGGTGAGCGTCATCCCCGACGACGTCGCCGACCTGGTGCCCGCCCGGCTCGACGGCGCCCTGTTCAACGTGACGGCCCTGGCCGGGGAGGGGTACGGCGCCGACCTCCCGCTCATCCTCACCTACGCCGCGAACGCCCCGAAGGCCGCGCTCCCCGCCGTCAGGCAGGTGCGCACGCTGGAGAGCATCGGCGGCGCCGGCGTCACGCTGGCCGCCGCCGACGCGCCCCGGTTCGGCGCCGAGCTGACCCGGCCGGCCCCGCCGGGCACGCTCGCGGCGGGGCCGCTGTCCGGTGTCACCAAGATCTGGCTCGACCGCAAGGTCCGCCCCGGCCTCGCGCACAGCGTGCCGCGGATCGGCGCGCCGGCGGCGTGGGCGGCCGGGTTCGACGGCGCCGGCACGACCGTCGCCGTCCTCGACACCGGCGTGGACGCCACGCACCCCGACCTGGCCGGCCGCGTCGCCGCCCGCCGCGACCTCACCGGCACGGACGCGGCGGGCGACCCGCACGGCCACGGCACCCACGTCGCCAGCACGGTGGCCGGCGCCAAGGGCGTCGCCCCCGGCGCGAAGCTGCTCGACGGCCGCGTCCTGGACGCCGACGGCTACGGCCTGTCGTCGTGGATCATCGACGGCATGGAGTGGGCGGCCGTCGAGCAGCACGCCGACATCGTCAACCTCAGCCTCGGCTCGCCCGAGCCCGGCGGCCCGCTCACCGACGCGGTCTCCCGGCTGAGCGCCGCCCACGGCACGCTGTTCGTCGTCGCGGCCGGCAACGACGGCTGCGACCGATGCGTGGGCGGCCCCGGCGACGCTCCCGAGGCGCTGACCGTCGGCGCGGTGGACGGCGAGGACCGGCCGGCCGGCTTCTCCAGCCGCGGCCCGGCCGGTCCCGACGACGCCGTCAAGCCCGACGTCACCGCCCCCGGCGTGGACATCACCGCCGCCAGGACGGGCGGCGGCGAGATCACGATGTCCGGCACCTCCATGGCTGCCCCGCACGTGGCGGGCGCGGCGGCGCTGCTGCGCCAGGCCCGCCCCGGGCTCACCGCCGCCGAGCTGAAGTCGCTGCTCATGGCCTCGGCCGTGCCAGGCGGCGGCGTCCCCGCCGACACCCAGGGCGCGGGCCGGATCGACGTGGCCGCCGCGCTCCGGCAGACCGTCGTAGCCGCGTCCGGTACGGCGGCGTTCGGCCGGATCAAGCCGGGCGGGCGCGAGAGCCGCACCGTGACGTACCGCAACCTCGGGCAGGCCCCGGCGGAGCTGACCCTGAGCGCCGGGGACGGCTTCCGCGTCGAGCCCGCCACCCTCACCGTCCCCGCCGCCGGGACGGCGCGGGCCACGGTCACGATCGAGGCCGCCGAGCCGGGCGCGCTGCGCCGGGAGCTGACCGCCTCCGTCCCGGGCGCCGGCCCGCCCGTGCGCACCCTGCTCAGCGCCACCGTCGAGGAGCCGCGGGTCGAGCTGCGGGTGCGCGGCGTCGCCAGGGACGGCCGGCCCGCCCGCGGCGGCTTCACCGTCCTGAACCTGGACGAGGGCACCCTGGCCGGCCGCCTGCTGCCGGGCGACCCGGCCCAGCCGTGCAGCGACCAGAAGTACGGCGCCGGCACCTGCCTGCTGGTGCGGCCCGGCACCTACGCGGTGCTCGGCCACGTCTTCACCATGCCCGCCGACCAGGACAGCACCGCGAGCGGCACACCGCTCAACGAGAGCCTGCTCGGCGACCCGGAGCTGACGATCACCAAGGACACCGAGCTCGTGCTGGACGCCCGCAAGGCCGTCGAGGTGCAGGTCGAGACCCCCGACCACGAGACCAAGCGCAACACCGGGGCCGCCGCCGCCCTCATGTGGTACCGCGCCGGCGAGCGCGGCACGGCGCTGCGCGGCGGCACCACCATCACGCCCGGCTCGCAGATCGAGGAGCGGCTGTTCGTGCAGCCCACCCGCAAGGTCACCAAGGGCACGTTCGTCGTGGCCACCCGGTGGCGGCTGAAGGCCCCGGAGATCGCGTTCACCGCGCCGGGGCTGCCCCTGACCCCCGAGTACGTCGACCCGGTCCAGTTCAGCGACCTCGACGCCGAGTACCCGCGCCTCGACGGCACCCGCCTGCTCCTGGCCGTGGACGCCGGCCGCGGCACCCCGCAGGAGCTGGCGCGCCGCGACCTGCGCGGCAGGCTGGCCGTCGTCCGCCGCACCCCGGGAGTGCCGGTCGCCACGCAGGCCAACGCCGCCGCGGCGGCCGGGGCCGCGATGGTCGCCGTCTACGCCGACCGGCCCGGCACGGACGTCTCCACCGGCGGCAGCGGGGTCAGGCTGGCCGTCCCGACCGTGCGGCTCAGCCACGAGGACGGGCTGGCGCTGACCGCGCGGCTGCGCCTGCTGCCCGTGCCGGTGCTGGCCAAGGGCGTGCCCGCCAGCCCGTACGGCTACGACCTGTACCTGCGCGAGCAGGGCCGGGTGCCGGACCGGCTCCGCTACACCGTCCGCGCCCGCTCGCTGGCCAGGATCGACACCGCCTACCACAGCCAGCTCGCCGGCGACGTCACCGTCGACGAGGCCCGCTTCCCCTTCGAGCCGTGGGACAGCATGTCGATCTCCACGAACCTGCCCCTGGCCAAGGTGCCGCGCACCCGCGCCGACTACGTCACCCCCGACCCCGGCGTGCGCTGGAGCACCTCGGCGATCAGCCCGGAACGCCCGTACAACACCATGTGGCCGCACCCCGACACGCCGCGCCTGTCGATGTCCGCGCCGGAGTTCCGCGCGTACGAGGCGGGGGAGCGCGCCGGGCGCACCATGTTCAAGCAGCCGCTGCTGCCGGGCGTCAACCCGGGCGACCCGGTCCGCCGCGAGGGCGACCTGCTGCGCGTGTCCATGCAGGGCTTCGTGGACGGCGGCGGCAACTTCGGCGAGGCCTACACCAGCGACTTCGAGCGCGGGCTCAGGACCGACTTCCGGCTCTACCGCGACGACGAGCTGCTGTGGCGGACGAACTACCTGCCCGCCGGGGCCGGCACGGTGCCCGCCGCGCGGTCCCGCTACCGGATCGAGTACGACGTGGTGAACGAGGCCGAGTGGGCGAAGCTGTCCACCAGGACCCGCGCCGTGTGGACCTTCGCCTCCGGGCACGCGGCGGGCACCGAGGTGCTGCCGCTGCTCACGGCTCGCTTCGACGCCCCCGTGGACCTGCGCAACCAGGCCGCCTCGCGCACCCTGCGGCTGGCGGTGGCCCACCAGGAGGGCGCGGCGGCGAGCCCGGTCCGCGACGTGACGCTGGAGGTGTCGTACGACGACGGCGCCACCTGGCACGCCACCCGGCTGCGCGGCACCGGCGAGGGCGGCTACGCGACCACGCTCGCCCGGGCCACCGGCGGCTTCGTCTCGCTGCGGCTCAAGGCCGCCGACGCCGCCGGCGACACGCTCAGCCAGGAGGTGATCCGCGCCTACGCCCTGCGCTGA
- a CDS encoding alpha/beta fold hydrolase, whose translation MDTGTLPVPGAELYYEVRGTGPVLLTILGGGTDAAMAGPLAAALAARYTVVTYDRRGFTRSPLTGPPAAQRLADHADDALRLIDACDLGPANVFATHSGALIGLDLLARHPGRVRRLVAHEPPAFELLPDAARWRRLAEEAAERCRREGVAAAARVLGEQTGVSPPPEPDPGLPEWVRAMLTRMAVNMETSLLYEQVPFVRHVPDLAALRAAPPVLACGADTSGLMRACTLALAGLLDVPVVELPGDHAGYLRDPAGFGAALRGLLEA comes from the coding sequence ATGGACACCGGCACGCTCCCCGTCCCCGGCGCGGAGCTCTACTACGAGGTCCGCGGCACGGGCCCGGTCCTGCTGACGATCCTCGGCGGCGGCACGGACGCGGCGATGGCGGGGCCGCTCGCGGCCGCGCTGGCCGCCCGCTACACGGTCGTCACCTACGACCGGCGCGGCTTCACCCGCAGCCCGCTCACCGGCCCGCCGGCCGCGCAGCGCCTCGCCGACCACGCCGACGACGCGCTGCGCCTGATCGACGCGTGCGATTTGGGGCCGGCGAACGTGTTCGCCACCCACTCGGGCGCCCTCATCGGCCTCGACCTGCTGGCCCGCCACCCCGGCCGGGTGCGGCGGCTGGTCGCGCACGAGCCGCCCGCGTTCGAGCTGCTGCCGGACGCGGCGAGGTGGCGGCGGCTGGCCGAGGAGGCGGCCGAGCGCTGCCGGCGCGAGGGCGTCGCCGCGGCCGCGCGGGTGCTCGGCGAGCAGACCGGCGTGAGCCCGCCGCCCGAGCCCGACCCAGGTCTGCCGGAGTGGGTGCGCGCCATGCTGACCAGGATGGCGGTCAACATGGAGACGAGCCTGCTGTACGAGCAGGTCCCGTTCGTCCGGCACGTCCCCGACCTGGCCGCGCTGCGGGCGGCCCCGCCGGTGCTCGCCTGCGGCGCGGACACCAGCGGGCTCATGCGCGCGTGCACGCTCGCCCTCGCGGGCCTGCTGGACGTGCCGGTCGTGGAGCTGCCCGGCGACCACGCCGGCTACCTCCGCGACCCGGCCGGGT